The Paenibacillus sp. RUD330 genome has a segment encoding these proteins:
- a CDS encoding ABC transporter substrate-binding protein, with translation MINSWGKRKKHSLGLVVLAAATVLSACGQNNAGGAEPSPLKGAAAANQAGSESGAPKSDKLVVYSALNEDDMIQLKQRFKEDTGIEMEYLNLGSAGEASTRVQAEKSSPKADVLVGGSVEFYQPLAEQGVLEKYTSPNVADIDAKFNDPNGYWQGWYMGVLGIVLNTERYKKELEPKGVQEPRTWDDLLDPAYKGQFVTSNPATAGGGYIFVADQLFRLGEQQGWDYLKKLNANVHHYTPKAGDGIQLTATGEFIAGMSWAHDIVKSAKQGYPIKVIVPEQTAYEIGGAGIIHGGANTDNARKFMDWLLTKETGELNTKMSNRYSVRGDVAPPEGMIPVSEVDLVDYDRAKAAAMKADVVKQFTDMAGTK, from the coding sequence ATGATAAACAGTTGGGGGAAAAGAAAGAAGCATTCTTTGGGGCTGGTCGTGCTTGCCGCTGCAACCGTTCTGAGCGCTTGCGGCCAGAACAACGCGGGAGGCGCGGAGCCGAGTCCTCTGAAAGGCGCTGCGGCGGCGAACCAGGCCGGGTCGGAGTCCGGCGCGCCGAAATCGGACAAACTCGTCGTTTATTCCGCTTTGAACGAAGACGACATGATCCAGCTGAAGCAGAGATTCAAGGAAGATACGGGCATCGAGATGGAGTATTTGAACCTGGGCAGCGCGGGCGAAGCAAGCACGCGGGTGCAGGCCGAGAAAAGCTCGCCGAAGGCGGATGTGCTCGTAGGCGGTTCCGTGGAGTTTTACCAGCCGCTGGCCGAGCAAGGCGTTCTGGAGAAGTACACGTCTCCGAATGTAGCCGATATCGACGCCAAATTCAACGATCCGAACGGATATTGGCAGGGCTGGTACATGGGCGTTCTCGGCATCGTGCTGAACACCGAGAGATACAAGAAGGAGCTGGAGCCAAAGGGCGTTCAAGAGCCCAGAACCTGGGATGACCTGCTCGATCCGGCCTACAAGGGCCAATTCGTCACATCCAACCCGGCAACGGCGGGCGGCGGCTATATCTTCGTAGCCGATCAGCTGTTCCGTCTCGGCGAGCAGCAGGGGTGGGACTACCTGAAGAAATTGAACGCCAACGTCCACCACTACACGCCCAAAGCGGGCGACGGCATCCAGCTGACCGCAACGGGCGAGTTCATCGCCGGAATGTCCTGGGCCCATGATATCGTGAAATCGGCCAAGCAGGGCTATCCGATCAAGGTCATCGTACCGGAGCAGACCGCCTATGAGATCGGCGGAGCCGGCATCATCCATGGCGGAGCCAACACGGACAACGCCCGGAAATTCATGGATTGGCTGCTGACGAAGGAAACGGGAGAGCTGAATACGAAGATGTCGAACCGCTACTCCGTACGCGGCGACGTCGCGCCTCCGGAAGGAATGATTCCGGTATCCGAAGTCGATCTCGTCGATTACGACCGGGCCAAAGCGGCCGCGATGAAGGCCGATGTCGTGAAGCAGTTCACCGACATGGCCGGAACGAAGTAA
- a CDS encoding GntR family transcriptional regulator, whose amino-acid sequence MEKKLLYIRVKEEIERRIKSGELKPGDKLPSEPALAKEFEVSRPTLRESLKMLQREGVLLSKNGVGTYVNEQGSLIMNPLNKLSSLGEMIKRVGYKDSEAYVKIYSQQPEPDWSDKLQSGDPVVVLERLRTADDQKVAFYYNIFPKAIAARHFEDGFSGAIFDFLQERLGIRISYALTEICPVGTVEERDLKAAGLLGGDLILLKQLHFGEDDRPVFYSLDYLKSSAFKLYVKRD is encoded by the coding sequence ATGGAAAAAAAGCTTCTATATATTCGTGTCAAAGAAGAGATTGAACGCAGGATCAAGAGCGGGGAGCTGAAGCCCGGGGACAAGCTTCCTTCCGAGCCCGCCTTGGCGAAGGAGTTCGAAGTGAGCCGCCCGACACTCAGGGAGTCGCTGAAGATGCTTCAGAGAGAGGGTGTGCTTCTAAGCAAAAATGGCGTTGGAACCTATGTGAACGAGCAGGGCTCCCTCATCATGAACCCGCTCAACAAGCTGAGCAGTCTCGGAGAGATGATCAAGCGGGTCGGCTACAAGGACAGCGAAGCCTATGTGAAGATCTATTCGCAGCAGCCGGAGCCGGACTGGTCCGATAAGCTGCAAAGCGGGGACCCGGTCGTCGTTCTGGAGCGGCTGAGAACGGCGGACGACCAGAAGGTGGCCTTCTATTACAACATTTTCCCGAAGGCAATCGCCGCCCGTCATTTCGAGGATGGCTTTTCCGGCGCTATTTTCGACTTCCTGCAGGAAAGGCTTGGAATCCGGATTTCCTACGCCTTGACCGAGATCTGTCCTGTCGGCACTGTCGAGGAAAGGGACCTGAAGGCTGCCGGGCTCCTCGGAGGGGATCTCATTCTCCTGAAGCAGCTTCATTTTGGAGAGGATGACCGTCCTGTCTTCTACTCGCTCGACTATTTGAAGAGCAGCGCGTTCAAGCTGTATGTCAAACGGGATTGA